A window of the Oryzias melastigma strain HK-1 linkage group LG11, ASM292280v2, whole genome shotgun sequence genome harbors these coding sequences:
- the LOC112161787 gene encoding major histocompatibility complex class I-related gene protein isoform X1, which produces MFQEQLMPRNKMKIFEVLSVIFIGINSAAAVTHSLQYLHMASWGISGFPEFVTVVLVDHQPFSYYDSNIRRELPRQSWMLQSEDPDFWERRTRSSSVDEQVFRSKVAVIKPRFNQTGGVHVVQLMYGCDWDEETGDIKGQWQFGHNGEDVLALGLKTNTWMEPTPVNTFSKHKKDKDEAWAIQMNNYLSQGCPDQLKKYVSYGKSTLMRTESPSVSLLQKNFFSPVRCHATGFYPNTAVMFWRKDGREIHEGVEKGEILPNNDGTFQMSVDLKLLSDTPEEKGYECVFQFSGVNESIVIKAKESNIRTNGPSHYEVILSSVIAVVVFGAVIADWLILYKRRKAEDHFHMKKQMLL; this is translated from the exons ATGTTC CAGGAACAATTAATGCCACGgaataaaatgaagatttttgaggttttgagcGTCATTTTCATCGGAATTAACAGCGCGGCGGCTG TCACGCATTCCCTGCAGTACCTGCACATGGCATCATGGGGAATTTCGGGGTTTCCAGAGTTCGTGACGGTGGTCCTGGTGGACCATCAGCCCTTCTCCTACTATGACAGCAACATCAGAAGGGAGCTGCCCAGGCAGAGCTGGATGCTCCAAAGCGAAGATCCGGATTTCTGGGAGAGGCGCACGCGGAGCTCCTCTGTTGATGAACAAGTCTTCAGAAGTAAAGTTGCAGTTATTAAACCACGCTTTAACCAGACAGGAG GTGTTCACGTCGTTCAGCTGATGTACGGCTGTGATTGGGATGAGGAGACTGGAGACATCAAGGGTCAGTGGCAGTTTGGCCATAATGGAGAGGACGTCCTGGCCTTAGGCCTTAAGACGAACACCTGGATGGAACCAACTCCAGTTAACACCTTCAGTAAACACAAGAAGGACAAAGATGAAGCTTGGGCCATACAGATGAATAACTATCTGTCCCAGGGTTGTCCAGATCAACTTAAGAAGTATGTGAGCTATGGGAAGAGCACTTTGATGAGAACAG agtCTCCATCAGTGTCTCTCCTCCAGAAGAATTTCTTCTCTCCGGTCAGATGTCACGCTACAGGCTTTTACCCCAACACAGCCGTGATGTTCTGGAGGAAAGACGGAAGGGAGATTCATGAAGGAGTGGAGAAAGGAGAGATCCTCCCCAACAATGATGGGACCTTCCAGATGAGCGTTGATCTGAAACTCTTATCAGACACACCAGAAGAGAAGGGATACGAATGCGTGTTTCAGTTTTCTGGTGTCAATGAAAGCATCGTCATCAAAGCAAAAGAGTCAAACATCAGGACCAACGGAc CAAGCCACTACGAAGTGATCCTCTCCTCTGTTATtgcagttgttgtttttggtgctGTCATTGCCGACTGGCTCATTCTTTACAAACGCAGAAAAG CTGAGGATCACTTCCACATGAAAAAGCAAATGCTTCTTTGA
- the LOC112161787 gene encoding major histocompatibility complex class I-related gene protein isoform X2, giving the protein MPRNKMKIFEVLSVIFIGINSAAAVTHSLQYLHMASWGISGFPEFVTVVLVDHQPFSYYDSNIRRELPRQSWMLQSEDPDFWERRTRSSSVDEQVFRSKVAVIKPRFNQTGGVHVVQLMYGCDWDEETGDIKGQWQFGHNGEDVLALGLKTNTWMEPTPVNTFSKHKKDKDEAWAIQMNNYLSQGCPDQLKKYVSYGKSTLMRTESPSVSLLQKNFFSPVRCHATGFYPNTAVMFWRKDGREIHEGVEKGEILPNNDGTFQMSVDLKLLSDTPEEKGYECVFQFSGVNESIVIKAKESNIRTNGPSHYEVILSSVIAVVVFGAVIADWLILYKRRKAEDHFHMKKQMLL; this is encoded by the exons ATGCCACGgaataaaatgaagatttttgaggttttgagcGTCATTTTCATCGGAATTAACAGCGCGGCGGCTG TCACGCATTCCCTGCAGTACCTGCACATGGCATCATGGGGAATTTCGGGGTTTCCAGAGTTCGTGACGGTGGTCCTGGTGGACCATCAGCCCTTCTCCTACTATGACAGCAACATCAGAAGGGAGCTGCCCAGGCAGAGCTGGATGCTCCAAAGCGAAGATCCGGATTTCTGGGAGAGGCGCACGCGGAGCTCCTCTGTTGATGAACAAGTCTTCAGAAGTAAAGTTGCAGTTATTAAACCACGCTTTAACCAGACAGGAG GTGTTCACGTCGTTCAGCTGATGTACGGCTGTGATTGGGATGAGGAGACTGGAGACATCAAGGGTCAGTGGCAGTTTGGCCATAATGGAGAGGACGTCCTGGCCTTAGGCCTTAAGACGAACACCTGGATGGAACCAACTCCAGTTAACACCTTCAGTAAACACAAGAAGGACAAAGATGAAGCTTGGGCCATACAGATGAATAACTATCTGTCCCAGGGTTGTCCAGATCAACTTAAGAAGTATGTGAGCTATGGGAAGAGCACTTTGATGAGAACAG agtCTCCATCAGTGTCTCTCCTCCAGAAGAATTTCTTCTCTCCGGTCAGATGTCACGCTACAGGCTTTTACCCCAACACAGCCGTGATGTTCTGGAGGAAAGACGGAAGGGAGATTCATGAAGGAGTGGAGAAAGGAGAGATCCTCCCCAACAATGATGGGACCTTCCAGATGAGCGTTGATCTGAAACTCTTATCAGACACACCAGAAGAGAAGGGATACGAATGCGTGTTTCAGTTTTCTGGTGTCAATGAAAGCATCGTCATCAAAGCAAAAGAGTCAAACATCAGGACCAACGGAc CAAGCCACTACGAAGTGATCCTCTCCTCTGTTATtgcagttgttgtttttggtgctGTCATTGCCGACTGGCTCATTCTTTACAAACGCAGAAAAG CTGAGGATCACTTCCACATGAAAAAGCAAATGCTTCTTTGA